A genomic window from Brassica oleracea var. oleracea cultivar TO1000 chromosome C8, BOL, whole genome shotgun sequence includes:
- the LOC106308327 gene encoding scarecrow-like protein 31, with translation MMESNFYRIVNGHEYYDVSFLPNQIPDMGFGVPSSSDFDLRLDHHHQQPSSYWIPSTQQDQDQYSPPGADEIDSENTLLKYVNQLLMEEETLSENQSLSSYDSLALRQTEEMLQQVINDSLAQSSNSITSSTSSGSSSGEYLNSNSNSCVRIETEANSTESEALSDDHPHHVLDSGVVSFQGPNMSRGYGQPANEILVRSIFSDADSVNQFKRGLEEASKFLPNTDQWIFNPQHEVVSVKAEKGFSRVRKHHHQEPEEEEARRRKQSAVNVDDGNITELFDKVLLLDNQLDPQIKEETENVSSKKGGGRGKKKSKAVDFRTLLTLCAQSISSGDKLAADDLLNQIKKQCSPLGDASQRLAYFFTKALEARLQGSSGVKIQSYYDSITSKKRTAAQILKTYKAFLSASPFMTLIYFFSNKMILDASKDASVLHIIDFGILYGFQWPMFIQYISKSKIGPRKLRITGVELPQNGFRPTEKIEDTGRRLREYCKRFGVPFEYHALASKNWETIRLEEFKIRPNEVLAVNSVLRFKNLRDVTPGEEDCPRDGFLKLIRDMKPDVFLSSTINGSFNAPFFATRFKEALFHYSSLFDMFGSTLSKENPERMHFEGEFFGREVMNVIACEGVDRVERPETYKQWQVRMMRAGFKQKPVERELVESFREKMKRWGYHKDFVLDEDSNWFLQGWKGRILFSSSCWVPS, from the coding sequence ATGATGGAATCGAACTTCTATAGAATAGTCAACGGTCACGAGTATTACGATGTAAGTTTCTTACCAAACCAGATTCCTGATATGGGATTCGGCGTTCCTTCCTCTAGCGACTTCGATCTCCGCTTAGATCATCATCATCAACAACCTTCTTCATATTGGATTCCATCAACACAACAAGATCAAGATCAGTACTCTCCTCCGGGTGCTGATGAGATCGATTCAGAAAACACTCTTTTGAAATACGTGAACCAGCTCCTTATGGAAGAAGAGACTCTCTCTGAGAACCAGTCTTTGTCATCCTACGATTCATTAGCTCTACGACAAACCGAAGAGATGTTGCAGCAAGTCATCAACGACTCACTAGCTCAATCTTCTAATTCGATTACTAGTAGTACTAGTAGCGGTAGTAGTAGTGGTGAGTATCTGAACAGCAACAGCAACTCTTGTGTCCGGATCGAGACAGAAGCTAACTCTACTGAGAGCGAGGCGTTGTCTGATGATCATCCTCACCATGTTCTTGACTCCGGTGTTGTGTCGTTTCAAGGACCAAACATGTCGCGCGGATACGGACAGCCGGCGAATGAGATACTCGTCAGGAGTATCTTTAGTGATGCAGATTCAGTTAACCAGTTCAAGAGAGGGCTAGAGGAAGCTAGCAAGTTTCTTCCCAACACCGATCAATGGATCTTCAACCCACAACATGAAGTCGTCTCCGTGAAAGCCGAAAAGGGTTTCTCGAGAGTCAGAAAACATCATCATCAGGAGCCTGAAGAGGAAGAAGCTAGGAGGAGAAAGCAATCTGCAGTTAACGTAGACGATGGTAACATAACAGAACTATTCGATAAGGTTCTGCTTCTTGATAACCAATTGGATCCACAGATCAAAGAAGAAACCGAAAACGTGTCAAGCAAGAAAGGAGGAGGACGCGGTAAGAAGAAGAGCAAAGCTGTTGATTTCCGCACGCTTCTCACTCTATGCGCACAGTCCATCTCATCAGGAGACAAGCTCGCAGCCGATGATTTGCTAAACCAGATAAAGAAACAATGCTCGCCTCTCGGCGATGCGTCGCAAAGACTAGCTTACTTCTTCACCAAGGCACTCGAGGCGCGTCTTCAAGGAAGCAGCGGAGTGAAGATACAGAGTTACTACGACTCCATAACGTCAAAGAAAAGAACAGCTGCGCAGATTCTCAAAACATACAAAGCCTTCTTGTCTGCTTCTCCCTTCATGACTTTGATTTACTTCTTCTCTAATAAAATGATTCTTGACGCTTCCAAGGATGCTTCGGTGCTTCACATAATAGACTTTGGGATCCTCTACGGTTTCCAGTGGCCTATGTTTATACAGTACATATCGAAAAGCAAGATCGGTCCGAGGAAGCTGAGGATAACAGGTGTGGAGCTTCCTCAGAACGGGTTTCGACCGACGGAGAAGATAGAGGATACCGGTCGGAGACTGAGAGAGTATTGCAAACGGTTTGGTGTTCCGTTTGAATACCATGCACTTGCGTCTAAGAACTGGGAGACAATCCGCTTGGAGGAGTTCAAGATCCGACCGAACGAGGTTCTTGCGGTTAACTCGGTGCTACGGTTCAAGAATCTACGAGACGTGACTCCAGGGGAAGAGGATTGTCCGAGGGACGGGTTCTTGAAACTGATCAGAGACATGAAACCCGACGTTTTCCTCAGCTCGACGATCAACGGGTCTTTCAACGCTCCCTTCTTCGCCACGCGGTTTAAAGAAGCTTTGTTTCATTACTCGTCGCTCTTCGACATGTTCGGTTCGACTTTGTCCAAGGAGAACCCGGAGAGGATGCATTTCGAAGGGGAGTTTTTCGGGAGGGAAGTGATGAATGTGATTGCTTGTGAAGGGGTTGATAGAGTGGAGAGGCCTGAGACTTACAAGCAGTGGCAAGTGAGGATGATGAGAGCTGGGTTTAAGCAGAAGCCTGTGGAGAGAGAGCTTGTAGAGTCGTTTAGGGAGAAGATGAAGAGGTGGGGTTACCATAAAGACTTTGTGCTTGATGAAGATAGTAATTGGTTCTTGCAAGGTTGGAAAGGTCGCATCTTGTT